The nucleotide window CACTGATAAATGTTACGCAAACAGAGAGCATGGTACGCCTTTTACGGAAAATGAACCGCTGGGAGGGCAGGACCCGTATTCGAGCAGCAAAGCCTGCGCCGAGTTAGCGACTGCCGCTTGGCGTGCATCTTATTTTGATACTGGGCAACAGCGGGTGGCAGTAGCGACTGCTCGGGCCGGAAATGTGATCGGCGGGGGGGATTGGGCCGCTGACCGTCTTATTCCCGATTTTTTCAGGTCCTTATCGGCGGGAATGCCCATTCGCCTTAGGAACCCCCATGCCGTTCGTCCTTGGCAGCATGTCCTGGAGCCGCTCTCCGGCTATCTGCTTCTCGCCCAACTCCTCTTTGAGGACGGCTGTCAGTACGCTGAAGCATGGAACTTCGGCCCTGCCGAGGAGGATGCGGTGACGGTAGCCCGTGTCGCGCATCTTCTCTGCGAGAAATGGGGCAATGGTGCCCGTTACGAGCAGGAAACGGCTAACCATCCCCATGAGGCGGGCATTCTGATGCTCGATAGCGACAAGTCCAGATCCCGCTTGGGGTGGCGACCACGATGGGGACTCGATAAAGCGCTTGATACCACGGTGACATGGATGCAAGCTTTCCAAGCCGGTGAAAATCTTTTGGAGTTGACCTTGCAACAAATCGCCGACTACGAGGCAACGGAACTCCCGTAAGATAGGGTTGCTCAATGCACACAAGTAGTGAACAATTGCTGCGGCAGCAGGTCATGGATGCCGTTATCGCTTACTATCAGGCATGTCATGTCCCATCAGGGCAGTTCGCACCTGGTGACCGTATTCCCTATGCCGGCAGGGTATTTGACGAGCGGGAGGTGTCGGCACTGGTCGATGCCTCCCTTGATTTCTGGCTGACCAGCGGACGGTATGCCGAACGGTTTGAGCGGGAGTTCGCCGCGCTTCTGGATATACGTCACTGCTCTCTGGCCAATTCCGGCTCATCCGCCAATCTGCTTGCCTTTATGGCCCTCACCGCGCCTACCTTGGGAGAGCGTCGCATCCGGCGGGGCGATGAGGTTATCACAGTGGCTGCCGGCTTTCCCACTACCGTAGCCCCTCTCGTCCAGTACGGAGCAATTCCCGTTTTCGTTGATGTGGAACTGCCATCATACAATATCGATTGCCGCTACCTCGAAGAGGCGCTGTCGCCCCGCACCAAGGCGGTAATGCTTGCACATACCCTGGGCAATCCCTTCGATCTGGCACAGGTGAAAGATTTTTGCAACCGTCATGAGCTGTGGCTGATCGAGGATAACTGCGACGCACTCGGCTCCCGCTACCGTCTGAACGGCACGTGGCGTTCCACCGGCACCATCGGACACATGGGGACCGCCAGTTTTTATCCGCCGCACCATATCACCATGGGTGAGGGGGGCGCTGTCCTTACCAACGATACGCAGCTCAAACGGCTTGTCGAGTCTTTCCGTGACTGGGGACGGGACTGTTGGTGTCCTTCTGGGCATGACAACAGCTGTGGCCGGCGCTTCGAGCAGCAGTTCGGCCAGCTTCCTCCCGGTTATGATCATAAGTACGTTTACTCCCATTTCGGTTACAACCTGAAAGTCACCGATATGCAGGCGGCTGTCGGGTGTGCACAATTGGAAAAACTTCCCGGTTTCATCGAGGCACGCAAGCGGAACTGGCGCAGACTACGCGATGGTCTGGCCGGGCAGGAAGAGTTCTTTATCCTGCCCGAGTCAGGGCCGGACAGCGACCCATCCTGGT belongs to Geobacter sp. SVR and includes:
- the rfbG gene encoding CDP-glucose 4,6-dehydratase produces the protein MEERAGEVEGMVDHSKTLSWPKRNFWKGKSVLLTGHTGFKGAWLAIWLHAMGARVFGYALDPPTTPNLFQAATVENRVTSYRNDIRDAQRLQQAVECIEPEIVMHLAAQSLVRESYNSPVDTYTTNVIGTVNLLEALRYSRSVRAVVIVTTDKCYANREHGTPFTENEPLGGQDPYSSSKACAELATAAWRASYFDTGQQRVAVATARAGNVIGGGDWAADRLIPDFFRSLSAGMPIRLRNPHAVRPWQHVLEPLSGYLLLAQLLFEDGCQYAEAWNFGPAEEDAVTVARVAHLLCEKWGNGARYEQETANHPHEAGILMLDSDKSRSRLGWRPRWGLDKALDTTVTWMQAFQAGENLLELTLQQIADYEATELP
- the rfbH gene encoding lipopolysaccharide biosynthesis protein RfbH — its product is MHTSSEQLLRQQVMDAVIAYYQACHVPSGQFAPGDRIPYAGRVFDEREVSALVDASLDFWLTSGRYAERFEREFAALLDIRHCSLANSGSSANLLAFMALTAPTLGERRIRRGDEVITVAAGFPTTVAPLVQYGAIPVFVDVELPSYNIDCRYLEEALSPRTKAVMLAHTLGNPFDLAQVKDFCNRHELWLIEDNCDALGSRYRLNGTWRSTGTIGHMGTASFYPPHHITMGEGGAVLTNDTQLKRLVESFRDWGRDCWCPSGHDNSCGRRFEQQFGQLPPGYDHKYVYSHFGYNLKVTDMQAAVGCAQLEKLPGFIEARKRNWRRLRDGLAGQEEFFILPESGPDSDPSWFGFLLTVHRGAGITRDRIVAHLEGRGIQTRMLFAGNLIKHPCFDEFRQADTGYRVVGALEQTDRIMHDTFWVGVYPGMTDAMLDYVIESLLDATRGSNRKGRTL